The Georgenia sp. TF02-10 genome window below encodes:
- a CDS encoding MalY/PatB family protein, protein MTAVDFDSITAEDLRRAGSMKWTTFPDCLGAFLAEMDFGVPPVVRDLVRRAADDGALGYLPGPERAALRQATAGWLGRTTGWHVPADRVHLVPDVLSVLRATIRHFTPPGSAVIVPTPAYMPFLTVPGAADREVVQVPCRPDAAGRYTLDLAGIDAAFAAGAGLLVLCNPWNPVGRVLTREELLAVVDVVHRHGGRVFADEIHAPLLLDDVRHVPYAAVDERAAAHTVTAVAASKGWNVPGLKCAQMILSNDADAAAFAPYSVDAGDTVGLLGARAATAVYTDDGGWLAEVLAYLRGNRDALAELVAEHLPGAVLSRIEGTYIAWLDCRGLGLPAPPAEFFRQAAGVALTDGAACGAAGEGFVRLVMATPRPLLRTMVTQMGAAVAEQRRDG, encoded by the coding sequence GTGACCGCCGTCGACTTCGACAGCATCACCGCCGAGGACCTGCGCCGGGCCGGGTCGATGAAGTGGACGACCTTCCCGGACTGCCTCGGCGCCTTCCTGGCGGAGATGGACTTCGGGGTCCCGCCGGTGGTGCGCGACCTGGTCCGCCGCGCGGCCGACGACGGCGCGCTGGGCTATCTGCCCGGGCCGGAGCGGGCGGCGCTGCGCCAGGCCACCGCGGGCTGGCTGGGCCGCACCACCGGGTGGCACGTCCCCGCCGACCGGGTCCACCTGGTCCCGGACGTCCTCTCGGTGCTCCGCGCGACCATCCGGCACTTCACCCCGCCCGGCTCGGCCGTCATCGTGCCCACCCCGGCGTACATGCCGTTCCTCACCGTGCCCGGGGCGGCGGACCGGGAGGTCGTCCAGGTGCCCTGCCGGCCGGACGCCGCCGGCCGGTACACCCTGGACCTGGCCGGCATCGACGCCGCCTTCGCCGCCGGCGCCGGCCTGCTGGTGCTGTGCAACCCGTGGAACCCGGTGGGCCGCGTCCTCACCCGGGAGGAGCTGCTCGCCGTCGTCGACGTCGTGCACCGACACGGCGGCCGGGTCTTCGCCGACGAGATCCACGCCCCGCTCCTGCTCGACGACGTCCGGCACGTCCCGTACGCCGCCGTCGACGAGCGCGCCGCCGCGCACACCGTCACCGCGGTGGCCGCCTCCAAGGGCTGGAACGTCCCCGGCCTGAAGTGCGCCCAGATGATCCTGTCCAACGACGCCGACGCCGCCGCGTTCGCCCCGTACAGCGTCGACGCCGGGGACACCGTCGGCCTGCTCGGTGCCCGGGCCGCCACCGCTGTCTACACCGACGACGGCGGCTGGCTGGCGGAGGTCCTGGCGTACCTGCGGGGCAACCGGGACGCCCTCGCCGAGCTCGTCGCCGAGCACCTGCCCGGCGCGGTGCTCAGCCGGATCGAGGGCACCTACATCGCCTGGCTGGACTGCCGCGGCCTGGGGCTGCCCGCGCCGCCGGCGGAGTTCTTCCGGCAAGCGGCCGGGGTGGCGCTCACCGACGGGGCCGCCTGCGGGGCGGCGGGCGAGGGGTTCGTCCGGCTGGTCATGGCCACCCCGCGCCCGCTGCTGCGGACGATGGTGACGCAGATGGGCGCCGCGGTCGCGGAGCAGCGCCGCGACGGCTGA
- a CDS encoding fumarylacetoacetate hydrolase family protein translates to MRIARFSAGEDPRYGVLDEEADELVVLRGDPIYGGLDTTGERVRVEDVRLLSPVIPRSKVIGIGRNYAAHATEMGNEVPAEPLVFLKPNTAVVGPNDPIVLPPYSQEVHHEAELAVVISRLCKYVPAERAGDVIFGYTAANDVTARDVQRTDGQWTRAKGFDTSCPLGPYLAVDIDVSDLAVRARVDGELRQDGRTSQLVRSVPELVAYVSSIFTLLPGDVILTGTPAGVGPIDVGQRVQVEVEGIGTLDNPVVRRD, encoded by the coding sequence ATGCGTATCGCACGGTTCAGCGCGGGGGAGGACCCCCGGTACGGCGTCCTCGACGAGGAGGCCGACGAGCTCGTCGTCCTCCGGGGCGACCCCATCTACGGCGGCCTGGACACCACCGGGGAACGGGTCCGGGTCGAGGACGTGCGGCTGCTCTCCCCGGTGATCCCGCGGTCGAAGGTCATCGGCATCGGCCGCAACTACGCCGCGCACGCCACCGAGATGGGCAACGAGGTCCCGGCCGAGCCGCTCGTCTTCCTCAAGCCCAACACCGCCGTCGTCGGCCCCAACGACCCCATCGTGCTGCCGCCGTACAGCCAGGAGGTGCACCACGAGGCCGAGCTCGCCGTCGTGATCTCCCGGCTGTGCAAGTACGTCCCCGCCGAGCGGGCCGGCGACGTGATCTTCGGCTACACCGCCGCCAACGACGTCACCGCCCGGGACGTCCAGCGCACCGACGGACAGTGGACCCGGGCCAAGGGCTTCGACACCTCCTGCCCGCTGGGGCCCTACCTGGCCGTGGACATCGACGTCAGCGACCTGGCCGTGCGGGCCCGGGTGGACGGGGAGCTGCGCCAGGACGGGCGGACCTCCCAGCTGGTCCGCTCGGTGCCCGAGCTGGTGGCGTATGTGTCCTCGATCTTCACGTTGCTGCCCGGCGACGTCATCCTTACCGGCACCCCGGCCGGTGTTGGGCCGATCGACGTGGGCCAGCGGGTGCAGGTCGAGGTCGAGGGCATCGGCACGCTGGACAACCCGGTGGTGCGGCGGGACTGA
- a CDS encoding heparan-alpha-glucosaminide N-acetyltransferase domain-containing protein has translation MSRPTAAGAPELTVPGRPARAGRLGGIDVARGLAILGMFVAHLGDDGPDGEHDPAWFVVADGRSAALFAVLAGVSLALSYGRRTPPAALALVRARLAVFVRAAVLLVIGVFLVALGTPVLVILPAYAATFALATPFLGLARRWVLTAAAVVVVVSPTVLFLLTTPTAAGDPSPLARLTGMADPVELPMDVFVTGAYPALVYLAYVLAGLAVGRSDLARTRTQLVLVGAGAGLAALGWGTSRLGLDALGPDAAPLTRRLLSAEAHDDSTLEVLGNCGTSLAVIGLCLLATTAPVVGRAARAVLAPVAAAGALSLTVYSVHIVAIFLLGNDVVWYPESNAVLGWFVLVALAGAWLWRRFLGRGPLERLVRGAVRAVVPPLGPGSGAGPTVPAGGAGTAVPGAGAGPSSRAASPTSHALGSNEPPGP, from the coding sequence ATGAGCCGACCCACCGCAGCCGGCGCGCCCGAGCTCACGGTCCCGGGCCGCCCCGCCCGCGCCGGCCGGCTCGGCGGGATCGACGTCGCCCGCGGGCTGGCGATCCTGGGGATGTTCGTCGCGCACCTGGGCGACGACGGCCCGGACGGCGAGCACGACCCGGCCTGGTTCGTCGTCGCCGACGGGCGCTCCGCCGCCCTCTTCGCCGTCCTGGCCGGGGTGTCCCTCGCGCTGTCGTACGGCCGCCGCACCCCGCCGGCCGCCCTGGCCCTGGTCCGGGCCCGGCTGGCGGTCTTCGTCCGGGCCGCGGTCCTGCTCGTCATCGGCGTGTTCCTGGTGGCGCTGGGGACCCCGGTCCTGGTGATCCTCCCCGCCTACGCCGCCACCTTCGCCCTGGCCACCCCGTTCCTCGGGCTGGCGCGGCGCTGGGTGCTGACCGCCGCCGCCGTGGTGGTCGTCGTCTCCCCCACCGTCCTGTTCCTGCTGACCACGCCGACGGCGGCCGGTGACCCGAGCCCGCTGGCCCGCCTCACCGGTATGGCGGACCCGGTCGAGCTGCCGATGGACGTCTTCGTCACCGGCGCCTACCCCGCCCTGGTGTACCTGGCCTACGTCCTGGCCGGGCTCGCCGTCGGCCGCAGCGACCTCGCCCGCACGCGCACCCAGCTGGTGCTGGTCGGCGCCGGCGCCGGCCTCGCCGCCCTCGGCTGGGGCACCTCCCGGCTGGGGCTGGACGCGCTCGGTCCCGACGCCGCCCCGCTCACCCGCCGGCTGCTCAGCGCGGAGGCTCACGACGACTCCACCCTGGAGGTGCTGGGCAACTGCGGCACGTCACTGGCGGTCATCGGCCTGTGCCTGCTGGCCACGACCGCACCCGTCGTCGGCCGGGCCGCCCGGGCCGTCCTGGCGCCGGTGGCGGCCGCCGGGGCGCTGTCGCTGACCGTGTACTCCGTGCACATCGTCGCGATCTTCCTGCTCGGCAACGACGTCGTGTGGTACCCGGAGTCCAACGCCGTGCTCGGCTGGTTCGTGCTGGTCGCCCTGGCCGGTGCGTGGCTGTGGCGCCGGTTCCTCGGCCGGGGCCCGCTGGAGCGCCTGGTACGCGGGGCCGTCCGCGCCGTCGTCCCGCCGCTCGGCCCTGGCTCCGGCGCCGGGCCTACCGTCCCGGCCGGTGGCGCGGGAACCGCCGTCCCAGGCGCCGGCGCGGGCCCGTCATCCCGGGCAGCGTCGCCGACCAGCCACGCTCTCGGCAGTAACGAACCCCCCGGCCCGTGA
- a CDS encoding response regulator transcription factor: MDRPHRVLLVDDDPLVRRGLRLILTSTEDIEVVGEAGDGDAAVTAVQAHAPDVVLMDLRMPGTDGLTATERIVALPSPPYVIALTTWDVDDAVLRAITAGAAAFLLKSAAPAEIIGAVRAVVAGDSVLSPRSTRQVLDHLTRERGHQEQEEAARSIARLSDREREVVVAVGHGLSNGEIARQMFLGEATVKTHLAAAQAKLGVRNRVALAVLAERAGLLRSGGLPGHG, encoded by the coding sequence ATGGACCGGCCGCACCGGGTGCTCCTCGTGGACGACGACCCGCTCGTCCGCCGCGGGCTGCGGCTCATCCTCACCAGCACCGAGGACATCGAGGTGGTGGGCGAGGCCGGTGACGGGGACGCCGCGGTCACCGCCGTGCAGGCCCACGCCCCCGACGTCGTCCTGATGGACCTGCGGATGCCGGGCACCGACGGCCTGACCGCCACCGAGCGCATCGTGGCCCTGCCCAGCCCGCCGTACGTCATCGCCCTGACCACCTGGGACGTGGACGACGCCGTGCTGCGCGCCATCACGGCCGGCGCGGCGGCTTTCCTGCTGAAGTCCGCCGCTCCGGCGGAGATCATCGGGGCGGTCCGCGCGGTGGTCGCCGGCGACTCGGTGCTCTCCCCGCGCAGCACCCGGCAGGTGCTCGACCACCTCACCCGCGAGCGGGGGCACCAGGAGCAGGAGGAGGCCGCCCGGTCCATCGCCCGGCTGAGCGACCGGGAGCGGGAGGTGGTCGTCGCCGTCGGGCACGGCCTGTCCAACGGCGAGATCGCCCGCCAGATGTTCCTCGGCGAGGCGACGGTCAAGACTCACCTGGCCGCGGCGCAGGCCAAGCTCGGGGTCCGCAACCGGGTGGCGCTGGCCGTGCTGGCCGAGCGGGCCGGGCTGCTCCGGTCGGGCGGCCTGCCGGGCCACGGCTGA
- a CDS encoding sensor histidine kinase — translation MTTTAYSGLTSGDRGWQLLLALVALGAGLGVPVLLFWRHRYPYAVTLVAAAVAVVLPIGSWTALVALAGLVSRRRGEQVWWTAGAVTLATAVSVARDARGPDTASSLLKTVMGPASVGAEPVQVVLAWWVVPAAVALAMGVAVGAGLLVRASREAHAAAREASVERATTDRLGDQLARQQERERIAREVHDVLGHRLSLLNLHAGAVATRAAHDPELAESAELVRSMAARSMEDLRSLLAVLREPLGTAPAAPELSLTDLRGVIEETAQTGAPVTSTVYLDGAEQAGPALSRAVYRIVQELLTNARKHSPGQPLRLDVSGGPADGVHIDARNPYVGPADGAGGQGLRGMAERVELLGGQLTYGLDDDGRTFRVTAWLPWETSDG, via the coding sequence GTGACCACGACCGCCTACTCCGGGCTGACCTCCGGCGACCGCGGCTGGCAGCTCCTGCTGGCGCTGGTGGCGCTCGGCGCCGGGCTCGGCGTCCCCGTCCTGCTCTTCTGGCGCCACCGCTACCCCTACGCGGTGACGCTCGTGGCCGCCGCCGTCGCCGTGGTCCTGCCGATCGGTTCCTGGACCGCCCTGGTGGCCCTGGCCGGCCTGGTCTCCCGCCGGCGCGGCGAGCAGGTGTGGTGGACGGCCGGAGCGGTCACGCTGGCCACGGCGGTGTCCGTGGCGAGGGACGCCAGGGGGCCGGACACCGCCTCGTCGTTGCTCAAGACCGTGATGGGCCCTGCGTCCGTCGGCGCCGAGCCCGTCCAGGTGGTCCTGGCCTGGTGGGTGGTGCCGGCGGCGGTGGCGCTGGCGATGGGGGTGGCCGTCGGCGCCGGGCTGCTCGTGCGGGCCAGCCGGGAGGCGCACGCCGCCGCCCGGGAGGCCAGCGTGGAACGTGCCACGACCGACCGGCTGGGCGACCAGCTGGCCCGCCAGCAGGAGCGCGAACGCATCGCCCGGGAGGTGCACGACGTCCTCGGGCACCGCCTCTCGCTGCTCAACCTGCACGCCGGGGCGGTGGCCACCCGGGCCGCCCACGACCCCGAGCTGGCCGAGAGCGCCGAGCTCGTGCGGTCGATGGCCGCCCGGTCGATGGAGGACCTGCGCTCGCTGCTCGCGGTGCTCCGCGAGCCCCTCGGCACCGCGCCGGCGGCACCGGAGCTGTCGCTGACCGACCTGCGCGGGGTCATCGAGGAGACGGCGCAGACCGGCGCGCCGGTGACCTCCACCGTCTACCTCGACGGGGCCGAACAGGCCGGGCCGGCGCTGTCCCGCGCGGTGTACCGGATCGTCCAGGAGCTGCTCACCAACGCCCGCAAGCATTCCCCGGGCCAGCCGCTGCGGCTGGACGTCTCCGGGGGGCCGGCTGACGGCGTGCACATCGACGCCCGGAACCCGTACGTCGGGCCGGCGGACGGGGCAGGCGGTCAGGGCCTGCGCGGCATGGCGGAACGGGTGGAGCTCCTCGGCGGCCAGCTGACGTATGGCCTGGACGACGACGGTCGCACCTTCCGGGTCACCGCCTGGCTGCCCTGGGAGACGAGCGACGGCTGA
- a CDS encoding DUF4352 domain-containing protein yields the protein MSTTPPQGPRSDGAAHQAMPGQTFNPQGPDAYATGQYAPTGQYSQPTGPGPRPERRRSWFARHKILTGLLAIIVLVILVNALGGGGDDDNPTAGTTAPGQEAPADEAAPEAPAEEQDAAEADAAAPESAAPEAPGLATPVRDGKFEFTVTAVQPGVGQIGDEMLGEQAQGQFVLVDLTVTNIGEEPQTFFADNQTLVDEQGREHAADSMASIYLEGDDTFVNEINPGNTVTGTIVFDIPVDAVPTSLELHDSAFSGGVTVSLAE from the coding sequence ATGAGCACCACACCTCCGCAGGGCCCCCGGTCCGACGGCGCCGCCCACCAGGCCATGCCCGGCCAGACCTTCAACCCCCAGGGTCCGGACGCCTACGCCACCGGCCAGTACGCACCGACCGGTCAGTACTCGCAGCCCACCGGCCCCGGTCCCCGCCCGGAACGGCGGCGCAGCTGGTTCGCGCGGCACAAGATCCTCACCGGCCTGCTCGCCATCATCGTGCTGGTCATCCTCGTCAACGCCCTCGGCGGCGGCGGCGACGACGACAACCCCACCGCGGGCACGACGGCGCCCGGCCAGGAGGCGCCTGCTGATGAGGCGGCGCCGGAGGCCCCGGCCGAGGAGCAGGACGCGGCCGAGGCGGACGCTGCCGCGCCGGAATCGGCCGCGCCGGAGGCACCTGGCCTGGCCACGCCGGTGCGGGACGGGAAGTTCGAGTTCACCGTCACCGCGGTCCAGCCCGGCGTCGGGCAGATCGGTGACGAGATGCTCGGTGAGCAGGCTCAGGGCCAGTTCGTCCTGGTGGACCTGACCGTCACCAACATCGGCGAGGAGCCGCAGACCTTCTTCGCCGACAACCAGACGCTGGTGGACGAGCAGGGCCGGGAGCACGCCGCCGACAGCATGGCCAGCATCTACCTGGAGGGCGACGACACCTTCGTCAACGAGATCAACCCGGGGAACACGGTCACGGGCACGATCGTCTTCGACATCCCGGTCGACGCCGTGCCCACCAGCCTCGAGCTGCACGACTCGGCCTTCTCCGGCGGGGTGACCGTCTCCCTGGCGGAGTAG
- a CDS encoding IS110 family transposase yields METLVERCAGLDVHKDTVVACVRITTGTEVQTETATFGTMTKDLLALRDWLTSFGVLLVGMESTGVYWKPVYYVLEDAFGCWLLNARHLRNVPGRKTDMADAAGIAQLVAHGLVRPSFVPPKEIRELRNLTRYRKAQIEERGREAQRLDKVLQDAGVKLSSVATDILGVSGRAMLRALVGGAPDPGALADLAKGRLRSKIPALREALRGRFGAQHALVVGEILAKLDYLDETIERLSEAIDEVIAPFARQRDLLATAPGIDKRTAEGIIAEIGVDMSVFGDAEHLASWAGRCPGQHESAGKSRSGRTRKGNKWLRTYLHDAATAAVRTKASYSAAQYARIKGRRGHAKALGAVQHSILVSVFHMLDRDQPYQDLGADYFVRRHSPERRAKRLINELTALGYKVTAEAPAA; encoded by the coding sequence GTGGAGACGCTGGTGGAGCGGTGCGCGGGTCTGGACGTGCACAAGGACACGGTCGTGGCGTGCGTGCGGATCACGACCGGCACGGAGGTGCAGACCGAGACGGCGACGTTCGGGACGATGACGAAGGACCTGCTGGCGCTGCGGGACTGGTTGACGTCCTTCGGGGTGCTGCTGGTGGGGATGGAGTCCACCGGGGTGTACTGGAAGCCGGTGTACTACGTGCTGGAGGACGCCTTCGGGTGCTGGCTGCTCAACGCCCGGCACCTGCGCAACGTCCCGGGCCGCAAGACGGACATGGCCGATGCGGCGGGGATCGCCCAGCTCGTGGCGCACGGGCTGGTGCGGCCCTCCTTCGTCCCGCCGAAGGAGATCCGGGAGCTGCGGAACCTGACCCGGTACCGCAAGGCCCAGATCGAGGAGCGGGGCCGGGAGGCCCAGCGGCTGGACAAGGTCCTGCAGGACGCCGGGGTGAAGCTCTCCTCGGTGGCCACCGACATCCTGGGGGTCTCCGGGCGGGCGATGCTCAGGGCCCTGGTTGGCGGGGCGCCGGACCCCGGCGCGCTGGCGGACCTGGCCAAGGGGCGGCTGCGGTCGAAGATCCCGGCCCTGCGCGAGGCGCTGCGGGGGCGCTTCGGTGCCCAGCACGCCCTGGTCGTGGGGGAGATCCTGGCCAAGCTGGACTACCTGGACGAGACGATCGAGCGCCTGTCGGAGGCGATCGATGAGGTGATCGCCCCTTTCGCCCGCCAGCGTGACCTGCTGGCCACCGCCCCCGGGATCGACAAGCGCACCGCGGAGGGGATCATCGCCGAGATCGGGGTGGACATGAGCGTCTTCGGCGACGCCGAGCACCTGGCGTCCTGGGCCGGGCGCTGTCCGGGGCAGCACGAGTCCGCCGGGAAGTCCCGGTCGGGGCGGACCCGCAAGGGCAACAAGTGGTTGCGGACCTACCTCCACGACGCCGCGACCGCGGCGGTGCGGACCAAGGCCTCCTACTCCGCGGCGCAGTACGCCCGCATCAAGGGACGCCGTGGCCACGCCAAGGCCCTGGGCGCCGTCCAGCACTCCATCCTGGTCTCGGTCTTCCACATGCTCGACCGGGACCAGCCCTACCAGGACCTCGGCGCCGACTACTTCGTCCGGCGGCACAGCCCCGAACGCCGCGCCAAGCGCCTCATCAACGAGCTCACCGCCCTGGGCTACAAGGTCACCGCGGAGGCGCCAGCCGCATGA
- a CDS encoding APC family permease, whose amino-acid sequence MATPAGADGARPGDGSGGPGRGPGVGPGGGPGPAGAGAGPAGAAGSAGPAGPGASDPGPAAPALRHVLRLRDLVVYGLLFIGVTAPMGTFGVLDARGGGAVALVFVVATVAMSFTAWSYARMSAAVPRAGSVYAYASAGLGPRPGFLAGWMIALDYLFIPSVASLFAGIACHALVPAVPVWVFTLAAVVLVTALNLGGVKLAARVGMTVLVVELVVLGAFVVAAAAFLVRHGPERGWLTPLTGEAGLDVTGVLGAATVAILAFLGFDAIATFAEEVTGSTDQVGRALQFCLVLAGALFVLQTYLGALLNPVSAAALQADPAAQGTAFYTMLDAAVGSWFSSVVTVVRAVGPVFSALVAQAAVARLLFAMGREGALPSVLARVDPRGRAPRNSILLSAAVTLVMATAAATRADGLEVLSSMVTVGALVAFVFLHAATVRYFAGKGPAYVVVPVVGGLVILTVLVSASRLALVIAAGWFLLGLVLLRARPAAARALARGEPTGER is encoded by the coding sequence GTGGCTACTCCCGCGGGTGCCGACGGCGCCCGTCCTGGTGACGGTTCCGGCGGTCCCGGTCGCGGCCCGGGCGTCGGTCCTGGCGGCGGGCCCGGTCCCGCTGGTGCCGGTGCCGGTCCTGCTGGTGCCGCCGGTTCCGCCGGTCCCGCCGGTCCCGGCGCCTCCGATCCTGGCCCGGCCGCGCCGGCGCTGCGCCACGTCCTCCGCCTGCGCGACCTGGTCGTCTACGGCCTGCTCTTCATCGGCGTGACCGCCCCGATGGGGACCTTCGGGGTGCTCGACGCCCGCGGCGGCGGCGCCGTCGCGCTGGTGTTCGTGGTCGCCACCGTGGCGATGTCCTTCACCGCCTGGTCCTACGCCCGGATGTCCGCCGCGGTGCCGCGGGCCGGCTCGGTCTACGCCTACGCCAGCGCCGGGCTCGGGCCGCGCCCGGGGTTCCTCGCCGGCTGGATGATCGCGCTGGACTACCTCTTCATCCCGTCCGTGGCCTCGCTGTTCGCCGGCATCGCCTGCCACGCCCTGGTGCCCGCGGTGCCAGTGTGGGTCTTCACCCTGGCCGCCGTCGTCCTGGTCACCGCCCTCAACCTCGGCGGCGTGAAGCTCGCCGCCCGGGTCGGGATGACGGTGCTGGTGGTGGAGCTGGTGGTGCTCGGCGCGTTCGTCGTCGCTGCCGCGGCCTTCCTGGTCCGGCACGGGCCGGAGCGCGGCTGGCTCACCCCGCTGACCGGCGAGGCCGGGCTGGACGTCACCGGCGTGCTCGGCGCCGCCACCGTCGCCATCCTGGCGTTCCTCGGCTTCGACGCCATCGCGACCTTCGCCGAGGAGGTCACCGGCAGCACCGACCAGGTGGGCCGCGCGCTGCAGTTCTGCCTCGTCCTCGCCGGCGCGCTGTTCGTGCTCCAGACCTACCTCGGGGCGCTGCTCAACCCGGTCTCCGCCGCGGCGCTGCAGGCCGACCCGGCCGCGCAGGGCACGGCGTTCTACACCATGCTCGACGCCGCCGTCGGCAGCTGGTTCTCCTCGGTGGTGACGGTGGTGCGCGCCGTCGGACCGGTCTTCTCCGCGCTGGTGGCCCAGGCGGCGGTCGCCCGGCTGCTCTTCGCGATGGGCCGGGAGGGGGCGCTGCCCTCCGTGCTGGCCCGGGTCGACCCCCGCGGGCGGGCGCCCCGCAACAGCATCCTGCTCTCCGCCGCCGTCACCCTCGTCATGGCGACGGCGGCCGCTACCCGGGCGGACGGGCTGGAGGTGCTCTCCTCGATGGTGACCGTGGGTGCGCTGGTGGCGTTCGTGTTCCTGCACGCCGCGACGGTGCGCTACTTCGCCGGCAAGGGGCCGGCGTACGTGGTGGTGCCGGTCGTCGGCGGGCTGGTGATCCTGACCGTGCTGGTCAGCGCGAGCCGGCTGGCGCTGGTGATCGCCGCGGGGTGGTTCCTGCTCGGCCTGGTCCTGCTGCGGGCGCGGCCCGCCGCCGCCCGGGCGCTCGCTCGTGGGGAGCCGACCGGGGAACGCTGA